Genomic window (Oryza sativa Japonica Group chromosome 3, ASM3414082v1):
CCATCCGGGCATGTCACTGCAGGTGGCTCATCTACCTGGTGAGCTCCTTCACTATTCTCTGGTGCTGTGGTATTCTGTCCAATCTGTTGTTTCGTAGGACGTCTCCTAGAAACTTTAGTTTGGTTGTGTGCAACCGGTGGTCTCCCCTTCTTCCTAGAAGTTGGGGTAGATGTAGAAATTAATTTGAAAACCAGTTCCTCTGCGTCAGGAGGTATTTCTACTCTTTCCGGTGCATTCACAGCAGGTATATGAGATTTCATGATCCCCTTTAGGTTAGTGAAGGCTTCTGGCAGATTATTTGTAATTCTTTGCGAATCAATTATGGTCTAAACTTCCTGGTCAGATTCCTTAGTACGTGGATCTAAATGTAGGAGATTTTTAGTTTCCCACTCAATTTCGCGGCATTCGACCTTCTGTAGGTACTTTCCTCCCCCTAATGCCGGGAAATGATCTTCATTAAATATACAATCAGCGTATCGACCCATATGTAGGTCTCCTGTCAATGGTTCTAAAAATTTAATGATAGACGGAGATTCAAATCTTACATAGATTCCCAATTTTCTATGAGGACCCATTGACGTACGCTTAGGTGGCGGTATAGGGACGTATACAGCACATCCAAATTTGCGTAGATGGGAAATATTTGGTGCATATCCACGTGTAAGCTACATAGGGGATACAACATTGTATGCAGTAGGTCTGATTTGAAGTAACGCCGCTGCATGCAAAACAGTGTGTCCCCAACATGTAGTTGGTAGGTTGCTATGCAGTAGCAATGGCCTAGCGATAAGCTTAATCCTCTTAATTAATGATTCGGCGAGACCATTCTGAGTGTGGACGTGTGGTACAGAATGTTCCACTTTAATTCCCAAAGCCATGCAATATTCATTAAATACCTTAGAGGTAAACTCCCCGGCATTGTCCATTCTAATGGATTGTATCCGGTTACCCGGGAAACTGGCTCTCAACTGGATTATTTGGGAAATAAGCCGCGCAAAAGCGTGGTTTCTAGTAGAAAGTAAGCAAAAAGTGCTCCATCGAGTTGATGCATCAATTAATACCATAAAATACcggaatgatccggacatgggATTAATTGGTCCACATATGTCTCCCTGTATTTGTTGCAAGAATACTGGTGATTCTGCGTTCACCTTTAGATTAGAGGGTCTAACGATTAATTTCCATGTTGCACAATCAGTGCAAACAAAATCTTCTTGGTTTGGGAAATCGTTAGGTCGTAAATTATAGCCATTTGAAGTTGAGATGATTCTTCTCATCATCCCTAGACCTGGATGTCCTAACCTATCATGCCATATTCTGTATGACTCGGGATTTTTAAATATTGTTTTCAGTGCAACATTTTCGGGTTTTATATGAGTGTAGTACAGGCCAGATTTCAAGGAAGGGAGTTTTTCAACAATAGTCTTACGATTTCCGTCTAATTTCGTTATGAGAAGAAATTCGAGTTTATTCTCATCTTTGGTTTCTACATGATAACCATTAGCACGGATATCTTTAAAGCTTAGTAGAGTACGACTGGACTCTGGATATAATAGAGCATAATTTATAATGATCTTGGTACTATGTGGGAGAACTACTGATGCTCGTCCCACTCCGACGATGTGTGCATTGCTTCCGGCAATAGTAGCGATTTGACTAGTCTTTTTCTTTAAAGTCTGGAAATACATGGTATCTCGAAAGATAGTATTGGTGGTACAACAATCTACCAGACACATCTCCTCTTCCATTGCCATAGTATGTAACACTGTTCTTATCATAAAGCATTTAAATATAATCAATTCATGACCATATAGCAAAAATTAACACTTTaagatagaaaaataaaaatctggGAAATATATTAAACTAAAAGAGTTCACTCAATTATTAAGATAACCATTGCTCTGAAGGAGCTTACAGAAACTATAGTTCTGCTAGGAACACAAACTAAATGCACACTTGAAAAATCACCTAACTTTAGTCTATTACATAGTCTAAAATTTAAAGTAACTTATAATGTAGGAAGCTAAGATACAAATTGGAAGACTTAAATGTCCCCATATAACTGATCAGAGTCCATGAGATCATCTGAGAGCTTCAGCTCTGCGTCTACTGCATTATGTTCCATCTTATCATCGATGTGCATTGCAACCACTGCCTTCTCGTCGACCTGCTTGTCGATATGCATGGCAGCCATCTTCTCCTCTGAGTGCTGGATCTCAACAGTGAAGTGTGACTCATGCTCTGACTTCTTCTTCCCGTGCTTCTCTTGATAAAGCTCAATGAGATGCTTAGGGGTGCGGCAAATGCGAGACCAGTGTCCCCTAGTGCCACACTTGAAGCATACCTGATATTGCTTTCCATATTCACCACTAGTAGAGCCCTTCTTAGACTTACTATTCTGATTTCCTTTCTTCTTGAAAGACATCTTGTTAACTTTACCATTATTTTTCCAGAAATTCTTCCCTTTGTTCTGGTTATTCTGGTTTTTCCCCTTCTTAAAGGAGCTAGCATTTGCTTCGGGTGCTGCTGAACTTCCAGTGGGGCGAGACGTATGATTTTCAACAAGTGTCTCATCTTCTCCTTGCGCTTCCATGAGCACGGAGATCAGTTCAGAATACTTCTCGTATTTAGCCTGGCGGTATTGCCTCTGAATATTCACATGATTGGCATGGAAGGTGGACAAAGTTTTGTCTATCATGTCAGCATCAGTGATTTTCTCTCCACATAGCTTAAGACAAGTGACAATGCGGTGAAGAACTGAGTTATATTACTCCACAGATTTGTAATCCTGGAAACATAAGTGAAGCCACTCACGTTTTGCTTTTGGGAGCAAAGCCTTTACTTGATGGCCATAGCGATCCTTCAGTGAGTCCCAAAGGACCTTCGGATCTTCCTCAGTCATATACTCATTCTTGAGAGTAGTATTCAAATGGTGCATCAGGAAATGCAGTGCCTGATTTTTCTCGGCTGAAGTTGGTAAATTATTAACTCCTCCAGCTGATGTTGCAATAGTTGGGTCCTGAATGCAGTTCAGGAGTTTCTTAGCACCAAGCATGATTTTGGCATCCAGTGCCCATGTCAGGTAATTCTTGCCGCTGACTGCTAGTTCAGCAAAATCTCTCTTAGCAATATCAGTCATTTTCCTACATTAGTCATGCAAAATTCAATAAGCACTGCAAGTAAGAGCATAACAAGTGTGCAAATAGTAAATTGTCTGGTTATCCAAATTTAGTACTGTGTCAATATATTCCCATAATTCTCCCAACATTTCTCAGAATTGTTGTACTATTTATTTAGGTACCAAATTAATTACTGAATTACTAACCCATTAAATAGTAtcctgaaaaaaataaaacagctAGGAAAATAAACCATAAATATGATGCTCTCTGGTGTGTactaaatttcaaattatgagaGCTCATTTCCTAAAAACCATGTCTCTAGGATTCTATGGTTGATtcaaaaattaactaataaacAGTTAATATACAGAAAATTGAAAGTAcggaataacaaaaaaaaagtga
Coding sequences:
- the LOC107280311 gene encoding uncharacterized protein, with amino-acid sequence MTDIAKRDFAELAVSGKNYLTWALDAKIMLGAKKLLNCIQDPTIATSAGGVNNLPTSAEKNQALHFLMHHLNTTLKNEYMTEEDPKVLWDSLKDRYGHQRQYRQAKYEKYSELISVLMEAQGEDETLVENHTSRPTGSSAAPEANASSFKKGKNQNNQNKGKNFWKNNGKVNKMSFKKKGNQNSKSKKGSTSGEYGKQYQVCFKCGTRGHWSRICRTPKHLIELYQEKHGKKKSEHESHFTVEIQHSEEKMAAMHIDKQVDEKAVVAMHIDDKMEHNAVDAELKLSDDLMDSDQLYGDI